One genomic window of Arvicola amphibius chromosome 4, mArvAmp1.2, whole genome shotgun sequence includes the following:
- the Rnf170 gene encoding E3 ubiquitin-protein ligase RNF170 isoform X1 — protein MNQTSARRELLESGFESEARVRPATRPVMAKHYSEVPSLRQDDSVIEGVSDQVLVAVVVSFALVATLLYALFRNVQQNIHPENQELVRVLREQLQTEQDVPAPPRQQFYTEMYCPICLHQASLPVETNCGHLFCGSCIIAYWRYGSWLGAISCPICRQTVTLLLTVFGDDDQSQDVVRLHQDVNDYNRRFSGQPRSIMERIMDLPTLLRHAFREVFSVGGLFWMFRIRIMLCLMGAFFYLISPLDFVPEALFGILGFLDDFFVIFLLLIYISIMYREVITQRLTR, from the exons ATGAACCAGACCAGTGCCAGGAGGGAGCTGCTGGAGTCAGGCTTTGAGAGTGAAGCCAGAGTCCGTCCAGCCACAAG ACCTGTAATGGCCAAACACTACAGTGAAGTCCCAAGTCTTCGACAGGATGACTCGGTTATAGAGGGAGTGAGCGACCAAGTGCTTGTGGCCGTGGTGGTCAGCTTTGCTTTGGTCGCTACTCTCCTGTATGCTCTTTTCAG AAATGTACAGCAGAACATTCATCCAGAAAACCAAGAACTAGTCAGGGTGCTTCGAGAGCAACTTCAAACAGAGCAG GATGTCCCTGCTCCTCCTCGACAGCAGTTCTACACTGAAATGTACTGTCCAATCTGCTTACACCAGGCCTCCCTTCCTGTTGAAACCAACTGTGGACATCTTTTTTGTG GTTCCTGCATAATTGCATACTGGCGATATGGGTCCTGGCTTGGTGCAATCAGTTGTCCAATCTGTAGACAAACG GTAACTCTGCTGCTCACAGTCTTTGGTGATGACGATCAGTCTCAGGATGTTGTAAGATTGCATCAAGATGTTAATGATTATAACCGGAGATTCTCAGGGCAGCCTAGATCT ATTATGGAAAGAATCATGGATCTCCCTACCTTGCTGAGACATGCCTTCAGGGAAGTGTTTTCAGTTGGGGGTCTCTTCTGGATGTTCCGAATTAGGATAATGCTTTGTTTAATGGGGGCTTTTTTCTATCTAATATCACCTCTAGATTTTGTACCTGAAGCCTTGTTTGGAATTCTGGGCTTTCTAGATGACTTCTTTGTTATCTTTTTGTTGCTTATCTACATCTCTATTATGTATCGAGAAGTGATAACCCAAAGACTGACTAGATGA
- the Rnf170 gene encoding E3 ubiquitin-protein ligase RNF170 isoform X3, with product MAKHYSEVPSLRQDDSVIEGVSDQVLVAVVVSFALVATLLYALFRNVQQNIHPENQELVRVLREQLQTEQDVPAPPRQQFYTEMYCPICLHQASLPVETNCGHLFCGSCIIAYWRYGSWLGAISCPICRQTVTLLLTVFGDDDQSQDVVRLHQDVNDYNRRFSGQPRSIMERIMDLPTLLRHAFREVFSVGGLFWMFRIRIMLCLMGAFFYLISPLDFVPEALFGILGFLDDFFVIFLLLIYISIMYREVITQRLTR from the exons ATGGCCAAACACTACAGTGAAGTCCCAAGTCTTCGACAGGATGACTCGGTTATAGAGGGAGTGAGCGACCAAGTGCTTGTGGCCGTGGTGGTCAGCTTTGCTTTGGTCGCTACTCTCCTGTATGCTCTTTTCAG AAATGTACAGCAGAACATTCATCCAGAAAACCAAGAACTAGTCAGGGTGCTTCGAGAGCAACTTCAAACAGAGCAG GATGTCCCTGCTCCTCCTCGACAGCAGTTCTACACTGAAATGTACTGTCCAATCTGCTTACACCAGGCCTCCCTTCCTGTTGAAACCAACTGTGGACATCTTTTTTGTG GTTCCTGCATAATTGCATACTGGCGATATGGGTCCTGGCTTGGTGCAATCAGTTGTCCAATCTGTAGACAAACG GTAACTCTGCTGCTCACAGTCTTTGGTGATGACGATCAGTCTCAGGATGTTGTAAGATTGCATCAAGATGTTAATGATTATAACCGGAGATTCTCAGGGCAGCCTAGATCT ATTATGGAAAGAATCATGGATCTCCCTACCTTGCTGAGACATGCCTTCAGGGAAGTGTTTTCAGTTGGGGGTCTCTTCTGGATGTTCCGAATTAGGATAATGCTTTGTTTAATGGGGGCTTTTTTCTATCTAATATCACCTCTAGATTTTGTACCTGAAGCCTTGTTTGGAATTCTGGGCTTTCTAGATGACTTCTTTGTTATCTTTTTGTTGCTTATCTACATCTCTATTATGTATCGAGAAGTGATAACCCAAAGACTGACTAGATGA
- the Rnf170 gene encoding E3 ubiquitin-protein ligase RNF170 isoform X2 has product MNQTSARRELLESGFESEARVRPATRPVMAKHYSEVPSLRQDDSVIEGVSDQVLVAVVVSFALVATLLYALFRNVQQNIHPENQELVRVLREQLQTEQDVPAPPRQQFYTEMYCPICLHQASLPVETNCGHLFFFFFIIAYWRYGSWLGAISCPICRQTVTLLLTVFGDDDQSQDVVRLHQDVNDYNRRFSGQPRSIMERIMDLPTLLRHAFREVFSVGGLFWMFRIRIMLCLMGAFFYLISPLDFVPEALFGILGFLDDFFVIFLLLIYISIMYREVITQRLTR; this is encoded by the exons ATGAACCAGACCAGTGCCAGGAGGGAGCTGCTGGAGTCAGGCTTTGAGAGTGAAGCCAGAGTCCGTCCAGCCACAAG ACCTGTAATGGCCAAACACTACAGTGAAGTCCCAAGTCTTCGACAGGATGACTCGGTTATAGAGGGAGTGAGCGACCAAGTGCTTGTGGCCGTGGTGGTCAGCTTTGCTTTGGTCGCTACTCTCCTGTATGCTCTTTTCAG AAATGTACAGCAGAACATTCATCCAGAAAACCAAGAACTAGTCAGGGTGCTTCGAGAGCAACTTCAAACAGAGCAG GATGTCCCTGCTCCTCCTCGACAGCAGTTCTACACTGAAATGTACTGTCCAATCTGCTTACACCAGGCCTCCCTTCCTGTTGAAACCAACTGTGGACATCTTTTTT tttttttttt CATAATTGCATACTGGCGATATGGGTCCTGGCTTGGTGCAATCAGTTGTCCAATCTGTAGACAAACG GTAACTCTGCTGCTCACAGTCTTTGGTGATGACGATCAGTCTCAGGATGTTGTAAGATTGCATCAAGATGTTAATGATTATAACCGGAGATTCTCAGGGCAGCCTAGATCT ATTATGGAAAGAATCATGGATCTCCCTACCTTGCTGAGACATGCCTTCAGGGAAGTGTTTTCAGTTGGGGGTCTCTTCTGGATGTTCCGAATTAGGATAATGCTTTGTTTAATGGGGGCTTTTTTCTATCTAATATCACCTCTAGATTTTGTACCTGAAGCCTTGTTTGGAATTCTGGGCTTTCTAGATGACTTCTTTGTTATCTTTTTGTTGCTTATCTACATCTCTATTATGTATCGAGAAGTGATAACCCAAAGACTGACTAGATGA